Part of the Catalinimonas alkaloidigena genome is shown below.
TGAAATGCCAAACCTAGCATCGCAAGTACATACAATAATGAATACCACCACTCTGAAAATGCTGCCTGCACGATCGTATATAGGTCTTTAACTTCACCTCCAGCATAAGTTTTGGTAGGTAATTCACCAAAATGCATCTCATACCAGAATGACCTGAGGTGAATAATCAGGAAAATCAAAACAATAGTACCCAGGATTCCCATGTTTCTTGAACGCCAACTACTATTTTGGTTGGGGTTAGCCAGTTTATATCCTACCGGACGTGCATTTTTGTTTTTGACAGACAAAACCAGCGAATAAACAACATGTAAAATTATTCCTGTATAAAGAATATAAGAGGCAATTTGTATTAAGGGTGAGGTTGTCATAAAATCTGCGTACAAATTAAAAGCTTCCCCTCCATCACTCTTGAACAATAACATGTTTCCTGAAAGATGAACGATTAGAAACGTGATAAGAAACAAGCCTGTCAATGACATAATCACTTTCCTACCGATCGTGCTGGATAATGCTTTAGTGAACCAACTCATATTGTTGTACTGCTATAAATATTAAAAATGTTGATAATTGATTGGCATCAAAAATATACTAGGAATTCTTAGCATCCAAAGAGGTCATCTCTATTTTAATTGCTTCTAAATAATACAAATTTTTTAATATTTTTCTTGATATTTCAACCATTCAAAATCAAAAGAAGTTTATGAAACACTTTAATTTGTTTAATTATTTTTACCAGTTCTTTAAACATACTACATGTTTAGAATATTGAAGTTTTGGGAGTCTCATTTCTGTCAGGAGCGAAGTAATTTTTACAGTATCAAATCGTTATTATTTTATAAATAAAGCACTCAAACAGAAAAATCATAATATTTATTTGTATATTTATATTAATTATACATGTGGAATTTTAGATATCTGCAATTACTTATATAAGTTTAAGTTGCTTAAATTTCCTTGATTCCGAACCATTAAGTCATACTGTTTTGAAACATCCTATACTTAATTTATTTGTTGTGGTTCTGCTCTCATTAATCACAGTCACAGCAGAAGCTACCCATATTAGAGCCGGTGAGATCATCGCGGAATTAATCAATTGTCAGACCAATACCTATCGCTTCAGAATTATTGGATATGAAGATACCGGTTCTGATGTTGAGTTCGGAAATGGCGAAATTTATTTCGGACATGGCGACCCGGTGGATCTAAG
Proteins encoded:
- a CDS encoding succinate dehydrogenase cytochrome b subunit, which produces MSWFTKALSSTIGRKVIMSLTGLFLITFLIVHLSGNMLLFKSDGGEAFNLYADFMTTSPLIQIASYILYTGIILHVVYSLVLSVKNKNARPVGYKLANPNQNSSWRSRNMGILGTIVLIFLIIHLRSFWYEMHFGELPTKTYAGGEVKDLYTIVQAAFSEWWYSLLYVLAMLGLAFHLSHGFWSAFQTLGLSHKKYTPFIKTVGLIFAIVVPLLFASMPVYFYLQSL